Within the Zea mays cultivar B73 chromosome 10, Zm-B73-REFERENCE-NAM-5.0, whole genome shotgun sequence genome, the region tggcttcgcttgctgaggaggaaaggaaagtcgcggtcgggacatacaaatgaggagccaggacgaagacgttctaaggtacttacccgctccgggccatgatcaaccgtcccTGAGgacaggtctctcggatctcgaccctcgaaggtaccgccgaggtccgcctcgccgccagcttcggtaccatcctcgctTTGGGCGCCCGGGAGACGAACTGCCTAGGCGCTGCCACggtgacctgagggtcgctctcctgcgctaccggcatgggcgacggctctcggggaacaggcgcctcggcctgactccccgaggTCACCTCAACTTTCCCAACCGAGGGgtcgagtaccccctcggtctgcccccgctcttagggccgggacctcggcgtcccgaccccgggaactgacggcgccagcccactcgagGGCTGGcatgacgactcctggcctagcctcaaacccgggctgaggccaaggcgggcagccatgtcgtcatcctcgtcatcgtcttcatcatcgtcgtcgtcgtcaggcgtttccggcgacggctccctcgagagtccatccctctcctgccgacgacggagcttttccaaggcgtctcgggcccgcgtccgctcgcgggcccgatccttcttcgcgtccttcttcttcttctcctccgcggcaacccgccgcgctgctcggtccaccgcgtcctccgggacccgtggccgggaaggcttgtgacaccctacctcttggagacagatgaaaagtctcgaccgtaaggaccaagggcaatctgacgcaaggagaaagaaggagcggacactcaccagggtcacacacccgcggtcggggcgcatcaagggttgggagaaggcgctggcgtctggttttcccaacgcgacggccacccgcccgtggagaacgtcgatgggaaggggatccgaggacatccgcgagccctccaagtcagcctcaggcgtcatctcccaaagcggaaaccgccgctccgccaagggaagcaccctccggtggtgaatggcggcaatcacttccgcggcggtgagccctcctttccgcaacgcctccagggccttgagaaggggctcgagattcttctatctgtcgtgcggggtcccatagCGCCAAGCATCAGTggcgacggtgaccactcgctgagaaaacggcgggagcatctcgccgtcattccggaggtagaaccaccggcgctgccaccctttattcgaggacgcaaggacggcgggaatcgcccgcgactgcctcagctggaggatgcagccgccggcccgcactgccgcgtggacccttctctcccccgtcggcgaagcaaacagctccgcggagaagaaatgagtccacaagtcccagtggggggcgatccccaagtatccttcgcacaccgctacgaagatggcggcttgcgagatggagttggggctgaggttgtgcaactccaccccatagttgtgcaggatcgcccgcatgaagcggtttgccggcacaccgaatcctcgctcgtggaaggagacgaagctcacgacgtaccccggcggcggggacggggcggctccgctcacggggggaatccactccagctgcctctcatcagagagagggcgaagtaaaccctcagcaacaagatcctccaggtcatccgccgtgactgtggagaaaggccatgggtcgcgcggcgagacaatggtcacccggtcggccatcaccgagcagaaggggtggcggcggaaaggactgggtgggcggtttccttttctctggctaaaactctcaggttgcgaaaacctaagaaggaagcAAGGAGCGAAGCAAAGAACCATCACCAGACcatcccccgagtatataaagaccaaggcaagacccgttcaacgcgtcacCCGAACCCGGCATGGGATTCAAAGACTCAAAGCGAAAcgatcgttcctcgaacggctcgcgcacacgcaacggccgccccgcgaaccactcgccccgtcgcattaactccgcggcgggacaggcggcgcctctggcaggggaagcgagcgacgcttcgccttcgctataatgaccgcgtcaaaaaaaggtacgccacgtcattcgatttcgtatccttttcctttttcctctttctctctcttacaacagggaccgggaaagggggataccccgaaaaggatccttctccgtgaaggaaacaggccccgagcctccctactgatcagaggttcaaaggctggcccctcgaaggggtttaacagccgcctcagagcgcgtgggctccacacccactactggtcagaggttcgaaggccggcccctcggaagggttcaacggccgcctcaggccactcgggctccgcgcccactactgatcaggggttcgtaggctggccctcgaagggttcacagccgcctcagacacagagcgagggatgaccctgggtacgttcgatacataaccaaggctcgggctacgctcccgaggtacccaaggacattttcgagactagcgggaacgatcttgtaacggaatcccatcagagggaggcatcgagccctcggaccccgtcgaaaggggaccgggtccgacagatcacccgcaggtacttttgagcgcgccttcgggcctctagccgacccctaacaaatggggcacgggcgtccactcggattacccgccagcagctcaccggagacaccatgttcggcgccctccgagggcaacatggcgcttcccccccccctcctccttgcggaaaggcgacgcaggggcgtatgtaaaaaagtcgagtctgtccctgaccgtcctctcgccctgtgcagaggctcgggggctgctctcgcaaactcggctccggccaaaccgttgacagcgtcaacataccagcccgagaacttgggacccgaccatgcacccgggctacggccagctcgcatgagggaacgaccagaccagccgaagcattgcgcgaggcattaagacctcggaggagtcaaaccactcctccgaggcctcgggggctacacccggcgggtgcgctcgcgcgcacccaccggaacaaaacgcaaccgagaaaggctggtcccttgcaaagaagtgcgacaaaagcctccaagcgagtattaacactcccttcgaggctcgggggctactgtcggggaccataattaggggtaccctcaagactcctaattctcagctggtaacccccatcagcacaaagctgcaaaggcctgatgggtgcgactaagtcaaggatcggtccattcgagggacccgatcacgcctctcccgagcccagcctcgggcaagggtagccgaccccggaggatctacgtctcgcccgaggccccctccagcaacggacgtactttcggctcgcccgaggcccagccttcgccaagaagcaaccttggccaaatcgccacgccaaccgaccaaatcgcaggggcatttaatgcaaaggtggcctgacacctttatcctgacgcgcgccctccagtcaacagagccgaagtgaccgcagtcacttcgccgctccactgaccggtctgacaagaggacagcgccgcctgtgccgctccgactgctgtgccactcgacagagtgaggctgaaaagcagccaggcccggtctcaggcgccataggaaactctgcttcgcccgaccccagggctcggactcgggctcagcccctgaagacgacgaactccgctccgcccgaccctagtgctcggactcgggctcagcccctgaagacgacgaactccgctccgcccgaccagggctcggactcgggctcagccccggaagacgacgaactccgctccgcccgacccagggctcggactcgggctcagccccagaagacgacgaactccgctccgcccgaccccagggctcggactcgggctcagccccggaagacgacgaactccgcttcgcccgaccccagggctcggactcaaccctagcctcagccgacggtctccgcctcgcccgacctaggggctcggactcgaccttggcctcggaagacagactcgacctcgacctcggaggagcctccacatcgcccaacctagggcaccacggaccgaccacgtcaacaggaggcgccatcattaccctaccccaagctgactcaggctacggggaacaagaccggcgtcccatctggctagctccgccaaacaagtaatgatggcgccccacacgctctatgacgacgacagctctcagcccccttacggaagcaagaggaagtcagcaaggacacgacaccacacgaaccgggtgccaaaacctctccggctaccacgatggcatgtacttagggcgctagctctcctccgctagacacgttagcacactgctacaccccccattgtacacctggatcctctccttgcgcctataaaaggaaggaccagggccctcttacagagggtgggccgcgcggggaaggacgagacaggcgctcgcgtgaggccgctcgctccctcctgcgtggacgcttgtaaccccctactgcaagcgcacccgacctgggcgcgggacaaacacgaaggccgcaggatttccacctctcacgcccatctccctccggctgcctccccccttcgcgctccgtctcgcgccgacccatctgggctggggcacgcggcgacaatttactcgtcggtccagggaccccccggtctcgaaacgccgacagttataTTGTAATAGAATCTTCCAATCCCCTCTATTGAGCACCATATGTGTGAAGGCCGGATGGTTCGACCTTTTGACCCAAACGGTCCGCGGCCTATACTATCCATGGGCTATCTCGGACTATCCATAGGCTATCTTTTTCGTACATGTTTATCCATCTAAAAACGTAGAGTTTATTGAGAGACGCCTAGAAACGGGTCTAGATTTCGTCCTATATATATGAACGGGTACGatctattgtgcgcatcaccaATCGAATCAATCAATCTGTATTTCATTGCCTTTACTTTCTTGTCTTATGAGTAGCAGTAATTAGTCTTATTCCATTTCTATCTTCAATtttttcgactctacgtcgtctagaggcGTCTtaggtggcataccgactccaagacaaaatctaggatctctcctccctaaCGAGGTCCCTCCTGGGGGCGAGATTCATGTGTTGTAGGCGATCACCACCGCCTCTGCTcgtgcacggaccgtccgggcgtCACGTGTGGACCGTCTTGCTCAACGCAGAGAAGATTTGCTCCTGACACAGGATCGCAGACCGTCCAACACAGGGCCGCAGACCATCTATGCCGCAGGGAGCATCGCCGACGGTAGAAACCCTAGTGTTTAGCCCCGATTCGGAGCTAACACACTTTTTGGCAACCTAACTGAGGATAAGAGGTGTGACCTAGCAAAGATCAGCCATAGATGGTCAGTTCAAGAGATCACTCTAATGTTTCCCAGCAACATTGTAAAGACGACTATTGAAAAATTGTCGACCGAAGAACTGCAGAAGTTGTAGGACTACAAGCTGACGGCGCATGACGAGACGAATTTTTTGTCCGATTCCAAAGATACGAGTGAGGAGTAAAGCATCGACAATTAGGAGCAGCGCGCAGAGGCAAGTGAGGGTAGAGAGGCAGGGTGTGCCAGAGGGCACGCCAACGGATAGGGATCGAGGACGGAGAGGACTGAGCAACCGGGGATGCAGTGTCAGACCAACTCCAGCAGCCTCCGTATGCGGCTACCCATCTCCTTTTTGCACTGCGCAGTACACTATTCATCAGTCCAGCGGACTCCGTATCCCTCTCCCTAAAAAGCACGTCGTGTATTTGCAGTCCCCTTCCCCACgtcttctctctcctctccgcacAAGTCTGAGAAATGGTGCAATTAAAAGTCTGTGCTCGCGGGACCCAGCTGTCACAGTCTGCATGCATGCGAATAGGGAGTGTAAATACGGTGTCTGTTGGAATGCACCGTGCAAAAGAACCACTCATCCGTGATCAAGCCTACGTATGCGGAGTGTGTATTTGCTGGAGTTGGTCTCACAGAATGTTCGGTGGTTGAGGAACTAGGGTAATATCCCTTATGCGAGGTTGTATATTTTAGACCTTTCTTGAAAGTTTATAAAATAGAACCTTTCTTGAAAGCTTTTTTGTCGAGCACTATATTTTAAGATATGACATAATTCAACACCTTTGTTTGAGTTGCTCTTACATGGTATGCCCCTTTAATTTTTGGCAACAACACAATCACCCCCATAATCAATTCTTTCCAAATCCAACTGCCCTTTGTGTAACATCTAAAGCATTTCTAGGATTTTGTTCCTAATCTGCCTCCAAAAACTTTTGTAGGACATCGTTGAGAAAGGTGTGGTCAGAAAAGAGGGATGATTCAGACTGCAATCAATTGGAGATTTGGGTCGAATATTAAAACCAACAATTGCAATAATATGATTACAAATAGCTAAATATGTATTTACATGCACGATCGCACAAGCACTTTGCTCATATCAAGCCAAAGAAGCAGCCTCCTTGGTCTCCCCAGAAACCTACCCTTCCATGCAGGTTCTTCGCCTTCATAAACAAATCCACACTTCTTGTACAGCTTTTGCCCTGCTACGTTGTTGATGGCGACATGAACATACAGATCTGTTATGCCTGCCAAAATTGTTGCGACCACACGAATTTGTCATGAGCATAATGGTGTCAGCAAAGAAAGAATAATGATACATAATTGAAAAACCAGAACATCGGTATGAAAAAAGTAAATGCATCAACTACACTCACCCCATTCAAGAGCTAATTTCTTGGATTTGTCAACTAATGTATAGCCTAAGCCTTTTTTCTGAAGCTCCTTGGCAACACAGACATTGCTTAGATATGCTCTTGTCTGGATGTCTTCATTTACCTATTGGCAATCAATTATGCAACAACATTTTTATTCTCTGAAGCAGTAGAACAAACTGGAGCATTAGCACAATATCTATGCTTACAAAAAACAACAATAACAACAAAACATTTTAGTCCCCTGCAGTATTTTCCATTCTTTGGTACAATAACAACAAAACATTGAGGGCTAAATCTTTGGTAATATTTCATTCTTTCAAACCTCCCTTTACTATCTCTTCAAATATCAATTTCGGTTTTTTCATCTCTCTCTTCGCATTGTTATCACGTCTTTGAATCCCGTTATGCATTGGGTGCCTACGTAGGTCTCCGTTGAACATGTCTAAACCATCTCAACCACTGTTAGACAAACTTTTTTTTAATTGGTGCTACCCCTATCGTATCATGTATATCATTGTTTCGGACTCGATTCCATCTTGTATGGCTATAAATCCAATGTAATATACGTATTTCCGCATATCTGTTGAACATGTCGTATTTTTGTAGGCCAACATTTTGCACCATACAACATAGGAGGTCCAATCACCGTCCTTTTATCTTGTGTGGTATCCTCTTGTATAAAACGTCAGATGTTTGACACCACTTCATCCACCCTGCTTTGATTCTATGGTTAACATCATCATCAATATCCCGTCTATCTGTAGCATTGATCCTAAATATATAAAGGTATCCTTCCTAGACACTACTTGACCTTCCAAACTAACATCTTCATTCCTCATGTGCATCTCGTATATTCGGTTTTAGTTTTACTGAGTCTAATCTCTCTTGACAACTTTGGTTTTCTATTTACTCATGTCCAGCTCTTATCAATTAGCACTAATCGTCCACAAAAAGCATAGACCAAGAGATATACCCTTGTATGTCTCTTGTGAACTCATCCATCACCAAGGCAAAAAGGTAATGGCTCAAAATTGACCTTTGATGTAGTCTTATTCGGTCAGAAAAGTCATAAGTGTCTCTATCACTTGTTCAAATACTAGTCACAACATTGTTGTATATGTCCTTAATGAGTCCAAGATACTTCCTTGTAACTTTATGTTTGTCCAAAGCCACCATGTAACATTCCTTGTTATTTTTCCATAAGTCTTCTCTAAGTCAATGAAAATCATGTGAGGTCCTTCTGCTTCCAATATTGCTCCATCATTTGTCCTTTTGAGAAAATGACTCTCATCTTTGACCTTCCGGGCATTAAGTCATATTGGTCCATAGAGATCGTCGATATTCCTCTTAGATGATGCTCGATAACCCTCTCCCCGAGTTTCATAGGGTTGTTTGGTACAACTTTTTATGAAAAGCTTTTCTGATAATCTAGATTCGTGGATAATCTAGCtgacatgagaatatggatatcaTGGGCCTTACATGCGGAGGGAGATGAAGAGGCCCATAGGGTTCAGGGTTTACGAAGCGGTGGATTTCGCCCGTCGTGACGACTCAACAGATTATGCATTCATGTTgattttggcaattttcacagaaGCAATTCTTTTTCTTGAACACGCAGAAGAGTTGCGCATCATTAAATTAAGAGAAGAAAAGAGTCCAAAATGTACCAAAGTACAATGCCAAAAAAGCAGAACACGAGACCACAAAACTCCTACTGCGCACAGTACTCCATCCTCCTTCTGTGCATGAAAACAGCAGGACACATGAGGCAAACAACAAAAGTGCCAGCAGGCTCCACACTCACACCTGCTCTACACTACACACCCAGAAGATCCCTGGACCTAATAATGGCAGCACCAAAGCCCAATTCTCATAGAAGCAGATTGAGAAGCAAAGCGTTTGGCAGCCAAAACCCGATTTTGATGGCTAGAAGCCGATCTAAACAGGCCCATAGTATTGCTCATCAACTTAATTTCTCGATGATTAGTACAACTTTAAATATCTCCCTTATTCTTATAGATCGTTACCAATATACTTTTCCTTCACTAATAAAACAATTTTATTCGACTGGAAGATATGGTTAAACAGTTTGGTTAACCATAATATAGCAGTATAGCTATATTCCCAAGGTATCTCCATGCCTCAATTGGGTAACCTTAGATTCTTGGATCCCACGCACAAAGTCCCTATTGGTCATGAAAGAGACACTTATGATTTGCCTCACCGAATTGTGTCCTCATTCTTCCCATTGAACAATTTATCTATGCTAAAAAATACCTATGGTTAGAAAAAACTAACTTGGCTGCCAACAAGGCTTAAATGATCAAATAAAAGTGGGAGCAGCACTAAAAAGTTATTATGACAAGAAAGAAGTTAGATGTAGTGAGTCTATCTTTATTGCCAAAACAACAACAAAGCGATGACCAAAGCAAGTTCAAAAATACCAATAACAACTATCAAAAATATGTTTTGATCATAAGTATTCTGCAATAGCGTAGAAAGAGGAAACAACGGTCGTACCCCAGGCCTCTTTCCAGTCAATTCATCTGGTAGCCAAAGACACTGATTAAGGTCTAAACTACCAACTACTAATCTCTCTTTTCCATCCTCCACAAACTGCATGTATAGCCAACTAAAATTTCGTCAGTTTTAGAGTCAAATCCTTGTATGAAGGAGCATCCATATTTACTTTATTAGAAATAACATAGTTGACTACTGAAAAAGAGGGCAGAATATAAGGAAAAAGATATGAGATGCCAGCAAATTGCATTATAAATGATATATTTTATCTAAGTGAACAAATAGAAAGTACTGTATCCTTGCAGCAAAAGTTAGCATATTAGTTTCTGTTGTTCTTTTACTCACTAAAAAAGAGATCATAAAAATGAATTACTCTCTCCAGTCATAAAAGCATGTCGTTTAAGATTTATTAGAACCTTAAATACTACAAAAAAGCATGTCGTTTAAGATTTATTAGAACCTTAAATACTACAAACATCAGTAAGGCAAGAGCTTAGCTATATTATTTAGTTGAGAAACATGTAAGATTATGTGTGGATTTGTATCAGAAACTATTTTTGCAAAACTAATAAAGTAGAAATATATTTAGAAAATATATTCCAGAATTAGTGGTCAAACAGATGCAAGCTCAAATGTGGAAGTATGTTTGAACGGGGGAGTAAATAGGAAATCTATAGGCCAACAAAAGTTCTTTAGACGTTTCTTCTTATTATCAAGGCATCAACGAAAATAGAACATATATAAATGAACTAAAAACATTTTATCTACCAATTTCATATAATCCAGTTGGGAAATGGAAAAGAACAGTGCCAAAAAACGAACAATGTGAGGAAATATAATCTGTACCTTGCACATAGAACAAAGTTCCTCAGCTGACATTAATGATGGGGACAGTGGAACAGTCCCGTTTATGCAAGAAACTCTTCGAAAATTTATCATCTTCCCAGAAATCCTATCCTGTAATGCTTCAAACTCCCTATCTGCAAGAGCCTTTCTGTGATCCTAACAAAACTTAACAACATCGAGTAAAACTGAAGTCATTACTGGACCGATACAATCATACAATGATGCAGTAGTGCAATAAAAAAAagaaacagaaattttcatggaaAGTGAATAAGGAAGTAATAAGAACTAAACTAAACAACTATTTACATCCTGGCATCCTGCACAATACGGTATTTTTTTGATAAATGAAGGACAGAACTGCTGGCAGCTCCCACGTGAGTGGGGGTCTAGGGAAGCAATAACAGGGTAAGTCTTACCGCAGCATTTTGCAGAGAGGCTGCGTCGAATTCAGAACCTTTGGCATAGTGGGAAGACTTTTCACCACTGCGTCAGGCCTGTCCTTTTTTGCTAAGCGGAGGATTTTATTAATTCACAATCATTACATCGAGTTGATACAATAATTACGAACTCATTTCCGGCCACTGCATAAACAAACACAGCCTAAACAAAACAACGATAAGGTATTGAAGTCATGACCCAGTCTAGTCATATTGTGTTCTTTTCAACAAGAAAACTTGTTTCAGCTAACAACCAAAATAGACCTGACCAGAGTGTGATTTCCAGAAAAGAAACTATCTTTTTAGTGATACACATGCTTAATTGTAATCCCTTTATTTTCCCAGATTATGTTGGTTAACCTCAACAGTACATGTCTCTTTAAAATAAGAATGTGATACACAGACACAGCAAGCTTGGGATGAAGGACCAGTCAATAACAACATAATAAAGCTTCATGCAGTTCATCACAGAAAAAAACAATTATCTACTTAGCTTTCTAGTAttctattgtgaacttgtgatgcaCCAGTTGCATCACCAGAGACCAGTTGCATCACCAGAGACCAGTGTCTTTACATTTCTTTGGTTGAAGTCCAGGTGTGACGAAGACGTTGTAACTGTGCATGTTTCAAGCACCAGTCTGTCCTACCGGCATGGATATTATCTCCATCAGCATTacgtttttttctcgaacacgcaggagagctgcgtctcattatattaagaaggaaGGAAACAAAGGTCTGAAAGAGGTCAGACCCAATACAGGGGACTCCTTATGGAGACCAAAAACATAGAAAACTGAAAAAAAAATCATCTAGGACTCAAAGCCACTCCAAAAACTCTAGTCCTCAGGGAGGAGGGCAGCAAGATAGGAAAGGTATTTGGCCGCGACCATCTCCCACATCAATCTCTCCTCCCTAGCTAGCCTAAGAGTAGTGGCCCCAGCCATAAGCATTACGTTAGAAAAGGTTTCAAACACCAGTCCCTCCTCTTGCAAGTTGATGCCACCAATCTCAATGGCATCTTAGAGATCATGCATCTGGAGCTTCACCTTCGTCAAAAAGGATCACTCATTTTAATTTTCCTTCATGACCATTGGTACTTTGCTAAGCTTCTGACCTACTTCACCGCATGGTGTATCACTAACCTGGTTCATCATGCTCCCATTGTGACCACTAGAGTTTGGTGGAAGGGAGCTTGAGATGGTGTCGTCTGACCTCAGGGCAGGAGGAATATGTCTAGCGCCTACCAGAGTTCGTCGAGAGCTTGAGAACACACATGATTTAAGTATCGAACATGGTAGTTTTAGTGTTGCACTATCAGAGCAACTTTTCTGATTGTATTTGTCTGCCTAGTCTAAGCCTACATTTTCATTAATATAATCTGCAGCTCTCCCACTTGGTTTGTTTCATTTAAAGGAAAAACAATGCCAATTGCAGCAGCCAATCTCGTGTCGCTACACACTACCTCACTCCCTCAACGTTTTATTTAGTCTTTCTATGCAACAACTGACTAATCCAAAGGCAACCATCACTTGATCTTTTCAGCCCTTGGACATAAAATAGAAGGACCAGATTGAATCTCTATCTCCGCCTTATCTTCTTCCCTC harbors:
- the LOC100282162 gene encoding uncharacterized isoform X1 — translated: MASPSRLLPPTPPSAAQPRGPRDRLALPRLRCLAAAAASASPTDGAVLLERGGSAAVAVREFVTLDELRAAVRLRVRTFHEYADDSVGTEDHRKALADREFEALQDRISGKMINFRRVSCINGTVPLSPSLMSAEELCSMCKVNEDIQTRAYLSNVCVAKELQKKGLGYTLVDKSKKLALEWGITDLYVHVAINNVAGQKLYKKCGFVYEGEEPAWKGRFLGRPRRLLLWLDMSKVLVRSCM
- the LOC100282162 gene encoding uncharacterized LOC100282162, translating into MASPSRLLPPTPPSAAQPRGPRDRLALPRLRCLAAAAASASPTDGAVLLERGGSAAVAVREFVTLDELRAAVRLRVRTFHEYADDSVGTEDHRKALADREFEALQDRISGKMINFRRVSCINGTVPLSPSLMSAEELCSMCKFVEDGKERLVVGSLDLNQCLWLPDELTGKRPGVNEDIQTRAYLSNVCVAKELQKKGLGYTLVDKSKKLALEWGITDLYVHVAINNVAGQKLYKKCGFVYEGEEPAWKGRFLGRPRRLLLWLDMSKVLVRSCM